GGCTGAAATTCTGTGAGTCTGCCCTAAATACCTCTTTTCAATATCTGAACCGAATCTTGTTTTTCCTGCACCATTTGCACCCACGATAACGAGTTGTTCAAAGTCAATAATCGGATTAGTATTTGGTTGTCCTTTTTTAGTTGGTAATTGTATGTTCATATTTTGTAAGGTGTTTCTCTAAAATGCCACATAACGGTTGGGTATTTCTGCAGGCGGGATAAAAATACGAAAATTTTCTACTTGCTAAAATCTTAATTAACCGCTAAAATCTTCGATGAAAACTTCATACCCGCTTGTAGGAATGCCGTGTTATACGGGGTTGCTGTGTTCCCAATCTGCTTTATTAATTTGAAATAAATCCATCAATTTATTTCCATAATTTATTTGGCGATTTAATTTCATTCCATTTTTTGAGGCAACTTTTTTTGAATTTAGATTTTCTTGAACAATAATAGAAATCAGTCTATCGTGAAAATTATTTTCAAAAGCATAGTCTCTACATTTTTTTGCACTTTCAATTGCAAATCCTTTCATTCGATATTCAGGCAGAATAGAATAGGCTACTTCTAATTCAAAATTATTTTCAACTTCCCTTACTAAAAGTCCACATTGCCCAATTAATTTATTGTCCTCCTTGGAAATTAAAACATTTTGTCCACCGAGATTATTTTCATACCTGTCAAATGTCCATTCAAACCATTTTTCACAACGTTCTTGTGGCGATTTA
This DNA window, taken from Kaistella carnis, encodes the following:
- a CDS encoding GNAT family N-acetyltransferase, translated to MKFLLINQETDRLKFRNLEDSDFENWLELFKDDETAQLLGMTEYKSPQERCEKWFEWTFDRYENNLGGQNVLISKEDNKLIGQCGLLVREVENNFELEVAYSILPEYRMKGFAIESAKKCRDYAFENNFHDRLISIIVQENLNSKKVASKNGMKLNRQINYGNKLMDLFQINKADWEHSNPV